GCTCCTATAGCGCGTTCGGCGCTCCTTGCGCGCCAATGTGCGCGTTTTCGTCGTTTTTCGTCGTCTTCATACGACATCTTCAAGAAAATCAAGGATAGCAGCGAGGGCGAGAACGCCTCCGGGCAGCCTTCGTCCGCTGGCGGccgcaagccttccgaccgGGTATGACCAGGGTGTGTGTAAAGGCTAAATAGTGGCTAGGTCATCCGGCTGGTGGACGAGATTCTGAACCTGACGCTGATGGAGGCCGCCGACCTGTGCGACTTGTGCCAGGAGCGTTTGGCCGGTAAGCTCCGCAGTTCGTCCTCTTCACTGATTGTGCTGCAGGCGCTAACATAAACGCCGGGTATTTGCCCGGGAGGACGCCGTTCCCGCATCCGCATACGTTTTTCTCAGGTAGGCTGGATGTGTATCGTCGAGATCGTCCGCAGGCGCTGGCATGATGCCCGGAGCTGCGCCGATGGGCAACATGCAGTAAGTTGAAGCCCAATCGAGGCACATTGAGTTGCAGATTCTCCCCGGCCGCGCCCACAGCGCAGCCCGCCGAGCCTGCTGCGCaggccgccgcggcgccTGAACCACCATCGCAACCTCAGCAGCCAGGTGAGGCGCATCCTACCGCCGCCACACAGTGTCGCAGCAAAGAAGAGCACGGGAACGCTTACTCTGACCGGGTTCGACTCTGCGAAGAAGATCGCAGTCATAAAGGTGGTGCGCA
This sequence is a window from Babesia bigemina genome assembly Bbig001, chromosome : I. Protein-coding genes within it:
- a CDS encoding ribosomal protein L7/L12, putative, with amino-acid sequence MYFCAPIARSALLARQCARFRRFSSSSYDIFKKIKDSSEGENASGQPSSAGGRKPSDRVIRLVDEILNLTLMEAADLCDLCQERLAGANINAGYLPGRTPFPHPHTFFSGAGMMPGAAPMGNMQFSPAAPTAQPAEPAAQAAAAPEPPSQPQQPAKKSTGTLTLTGFDSAKKIAVIKVVRTVTGLGLRESKELVESVPRQLKKDMAIDDIEKLAKEIEAAGGTVKID